The following nucleotide sequence is from Caldicellulosiruptor saccharolyticus DSM 8903.
CATAACAAATTAGTTCTCCTTTCCATTTATATCAATAAACACTATATTGTCAAAAGGCCTGCTGCGGTATAAGCTTTTTCCAGCAGGCCTTTAAAACTTACATGGTATTACTTTACCTCTGTTGGTATCTTTATCTTACCAGCCTTTATCTCAGCAATTACTTTGTTTATTTTGTCACTTACACTCTTTGGAACACCTTTCATAAATGGTGCAAGTCCAACACCGTTGTTCTTTAAATCAAAGTAAATAATACCGCTCTTGAATTTACCATTTAATGTATCTTTTATAACACTATATGTTGCAACATCAACTCTCTTCATTGCAGAGGTAACAACAGTGTTTGGTGCCACATAGTTCTGGTCTGAGTCTACACCAATTGCATAAACTCCCTTTTCTTTTGCAGCCTGGATAACACCAAGACCTGTCTGCCCAGCTACCTGGAATACAAAATCTGCACCCTGTGCTATTATAGAAAGAGCTACTTGTTTACCTGATGCTGGGTCATCAAACTTACCAGTGTATTTGATTATAACTTTTGCTTTTGGAATCTCTCTCAAAACACCAGCTTTAAAACCTGCGATGTATCTGTCAACAGGTGGAATCTTCATACCACCGACAACTCCAAATACATTCTTTCCAGTTGTTTTGCTAAATCTAGCTTTTTCAAGCGAAGCTGCTGCAACACCTGCTAAGTAGCCTGCTTGTTCTTCTCTGAACATAGCCGAGGCAACATTAGGAAGATTAGAAATTTCAGAGTCAATAATTAAAAATTTTGTCTTTGGAAACTGCTTTGCAACTGTCACAACTGAATCGTGCATTAGAAAACCAACAGCAATAATTAAATCATAATTAGCTTTTGCAAGTTTTTGCAAATTCGGAATATAGTCTGTCATCTGCTTTGATTGAATGAGAGTTGTTTTGATTTTGAGTTCTTTCTCTGCCTTCTTTAAACCTTCATATGCCGACTGGTTAAAACTTCTGTCATTGACACCACCAACGTCTGTAACAAGCCCTACCTTAAAAACTTTTGGGGATGTAGACCCATTTGCCATGTTCCAAGATACATTCAAGCTTAACAAAAGTGCAGCAATCACAACAAGACTTAACACTGCATATAGCCTTTTCTTCATATTCTTCATAAAAAGCAAACCTCCCTTTTTATTTTTTAGATGTCAGACATCTAACATCTGACATCTGACATTACTATTTTATAATCTTTGTTCAAAAAAGTCAATATGAAAATTTGTAAATTTGTGAACTATAATATAAAAAGCTGCTTTATTGTGTCGCAGCCCCTTGCTACAATCATTGTTTTACATATACAATTCCTTTACTTTCTCGTGAGCCATGTACTCTAAAGTGTCATCTAATTTCTCGAATTCCAAAACATCAAAAGAAAACTTTCTTTCAAGAGCTTTTTTGAGTATATAATCTGCAATATGTGGATTTTTAGGAAGAAGAGGACCGTGCAAATAAGTACCTATAACGTTTTTATAAATTAGCCCCTCGAACCTGTCCTTTCCGTTATTGCCAAAACCTTTTAGGACCTTGCCAAAAGGTTGATAACCATGATATGTTCTACCACCGTGATTTTCGTAACCTACTACTGTTTTCGGAAAAACATCCAATGTGGTTTCAATGACTATATTCCCAATTAGCCTTTTGTTTTCAGACTTAGTATAAAAGTCCAATACTCCAAGTCCTTTTATTACATTTTGGTTTGCATCAATATAAGCCTCCCCTAAGAGCTGATACCCTCCACAAATTGCAAGCAGGCAAACTCCATCTTCAATCAGACTTTTAAGCAAATCTTTTAAGTTTAGCAAATGACTATACATAATCCCCTGTTCTCTGTCAGATGCCCCTCCAAGTAGGATTATATCTGCAGTTTTTAAAATGTCTACATTAGAATTGAAGTTATATTCAACTATATTTGCTTTTATACCTCTCCATTCACATCTTTTTTGCAGCGTAATGATATTACCCCTATCACCATATAAATTTAAAGCTTCTGGAAACATATTCACAATGTTTAGCTCCAATTCAATCACCTCATGTTTTTTTTCAAATTCTCTACTATTTTCTTTGTCTTAAACAAAGCTGTATATGTGGGAAGAATGTAAATCTTGTGAGCCTCTTTCAGCGAAATTACTTTTTTCAAATCTTTTTCAAAATCAATAAACTCAAAATCTTTTAGTTCAAAACTACTGTACTTAACTCTCAGTGCGATATCCTCTTTCCTTTTTCCACCAAAAAATAAAGTCCTAATATTTTTAACTTCACTTAATATGTCAAAATCGGCATCCCAAATCCATGAGACATCTTTCCCATCAGCAGCGTTGTCATTGAGAATAAAGACAATTGCTTTAGGGCAAGGGTCATCTGCTATTACTTTCAGTGTCTCACTCATACCAATTGGATTTTTGACAAGAGATATGACTACTCTTTTATCATACACTTCTATTTCTTCCATGCGGCCAAGTTTGTTTGTAAAAGCCTCAACTCGTTCTTTTATTTTATTTGTCTCTATTCCAAGCAACATAGCCACAGACATCGCTGCACAGACATTGTAAAGGTTATAAATACCTCCTATTTTCCATCTAATATCTTGAATTTTTATACTATTTTCTCTGTCCATAAAGTCAAAAACAAAACTACCATCTTCATACTTTATATTCGTAATCAAAAACCTGCTTTCAGGATTTTTGTATCCACACTGAGAACAAATGTACTTTCCAAGATGTCCAACATTATAAAATGTATATTCAAGCTTGTTATTACAAACTGGGCAAAACCGTGAATCAAGTGTAACATTTGCTAACCTGCTGAGCGCATTTTCATCAACACTATAAAATACCTTTTTTTCTCCGCTGTAACTTGCTAAATTTGGATCATCTGCATTGATAACTGCCAAAGCTCCATCTATATGGCTCAATATTAGATCTTTCACTCTGTCAAGCTCGCCATACCTGTCAAGCTGGTCTCTAAAAACATTTGTTGTTACAAATATATCCGCTTTTAAATCCTTTGTAACAACAGGAAGTGATCCCTCATCAACCTCAAAACAGGCTATCTCATAGCTTTTTTTGAGGTTATTTATAAACGCACTAATTATCCCATTTACCATATTAGAACCCTTTAGATTTGAAAGAATGGTTTTGTCAGGACTTATTATCCAGTTTATAAGGTTGTTAGTTGTTGTTTTACCATTTGTACCAGATACAAGTATTTTAAAATTGCACCTTTTGTCAATCTCCTTTAAAATATCTGGGCAGATTTTATAGGCAATCTTACCAGGTGCACTTGTCGCATCTTTTCTTAAAAGCTTGAGCAATAGTTTTGCTGTAGTTCCTGCAAAAGTGGCTAAATAAAATCTTAAGTTTTTCAATATTTTTCATCCCCTTGTCTACAAATACTTCATAAAGATAAAAAGCAAGGCCTTGCCTTGCTAATTCCATTATTTTCAAGCCCGAGGATGCGCTTTTTGATAAACCTCTTTTAGCTTGATATTCGCAACCTGAAGATATCTTTGAGTAGTTGAAATATCAGCATGCCCAAGCATCTGTTGGACAGCCCTCACATCTGCTCCATTTTCAATTAGATGTGTTGCAAAAGAATGCCTTAATATGTGTGGAGTTATTTCTTTATTTATACCTGCCACATTAGTATAGAATTTTACAATTTTCCAAAATCCTTGCCTTGTCATCCTTGCCCCATTGAAATTCAAAAAAAGAGCCTCTTCCTCTTTTTTTCTTGCAAGGTACGGTCTTGAGTAGTTCAAGTATTTCTCTACTGCCTCAATTGCATACGAACCAATTGGAATTATCCTATCTCTTTTTTTATTTCTGCATATAATATAGCCATGTTCAAGATTAATGTCAGAAAGATTAAGACTAATTAGTTCACTTACCCTTATACCTGTTGCGTACAAAAGCTCAAGCATTGCTTTGTCTCTTATACCTTTTATATCATCTTCTCGCGGACAACTCAAAAGCTTTTCTACCTCATCTTTTGTCAAAATTTGCGGAGGTGTTCTTTCAAGTTTAGGCGGGTCAATCTCTATCTTACCTATGTCTACAATGTTGTGGTCCTTTAGAAATTCATAGAATACCTTTAGCGAAACAATTGCTCTTGCTATTGTGCTGTTTGACCTTCCGCTTTTTTGCATATTGATAATATATGTGATTATAGTAGCCTGTGACGTATCTTCAATTTTTATTCCTGTGTTATTCAAAAACTCTATGTATTTTTTTATATCTCTCAAATAAGACATAACTGTATTTTGTGAAAATCTCTGTTTTTGGCAAAGATGTTCATAAAAAGCCTCTACTATTTTCATCTATTTTCAAATCCCCTCTACACATAAATTCCATTTATAGATCTTAAATCAAATTGCATGCAAACCTTGAAACAAAAGCATCTATCACAACTATGCCACATATTAATAATACCACTATTAGACCTACCACAATATTAAATCTTTTTTCAAATTTGAACAATCTATCCCTAATTAAATAGTTGGTAAATGAGTACAGAATAAGTATAATCAAAAATATTAAAACAATCAATTCTTTTAGTAATATGTAAGTGAAAAAGAAACCTATAGCATGAAACTTGTAGATAGTGAAAAAGGTAGTCACCGTTAGCCCAAACACAAATCCTTTTAAAGTAATCATGCCTATATTTAAGATTTGCAAGTATTTATTTAAATTTGATAGTCCCCATATTGTAAGATACAATAAAACAGCAAATATTGAAAAAAAAATTACCTTATTCCAGTACAAATTATCTGCAATTTTCGCACTGTTTATTGAAAGTACTATAAAATTTTTGAGCTCTTCTTTTTGAGCTTGGCCGAGCAAAAAATAGAAATTTATACCAGCAATTATGCCTCCTAAGTAAAGTGTTAAAATAGCAAAAAATAGTAATTTTACTTTTCTCCCCATTTTCTTATTTTTGCTTGTGTTTATTTATAGTAAAATAATATGTCAATTACAAGTCAGTTATTACCTACTAATGAGAAAACAAATCCTTTAGATTTAAAATAAAAATAGTTTATACTTTTGTAGAAACCATTTATAATCTTTTTGTCAATCCTTAGTGTTATTTTACCATTATATAACTTCAAAATAGTCTCATCATACTCAAAGAGAACCTTAACCATGTATTTGTCTTCTGGTAAAAAAAACTGCTTGCGAAACTCAACTGTCAAAAAAAGAATGAGAAAAACCACTAAAAGCAGCAATATACCTGCTCTTGCTGTTCTGACAAAGTACTTATGCTGAAGGTATCTTTTGTATCTACTTTTTCTCAAAAGTTTCACCTTCCCATAATAGTGTCATCAAGAGCTTTCGCAACAATCTGGCAACTTTTTAAAGCTTCATTAAGCAGATTGCCGTTACTACCAATTTCAATTATTAATGCATATGGTGATATATGCTGGTTATACCTTGCTGCCGAAATATTTATTGGTCTTGTAATCTGCGGGCAAACTCTCATAAGATTCTTCTGAAGATGAACTGCAAAAGTGAGATTCTCTCGCCAAAAAGGATGGTAAAGTCCGAGCTTGTCTGTCCCCACAACAAGCATAACCTTTGCTAACTCCTGCCCAAATGCAACTGTTGAGACTTTTATTTTTTTTGAGCCATCTCCTATTGCGTCCCTGTGCAAATCTATGAAAATCTCAATATCAGGATGTTCTTTTTTATATTTTTCAATTATTTTCAATGACCTTGCGTAAGAGCCTTTATACTCAGGATAGTCATTTATGTCCTTGCTGTGATAGACCTTGTAACCATAGTCTTTTTCAAGAATCCTTTTGAGCTCTTCCCCCACTCTTACCACATTATAATTAAAATCTAAGGTTCTATCACTGGTTCCCCGGGTATAAATAAGATTTTTTGATGGGTTCTCATAGCTTTCAGTTGTATGTGTATGATAAATAAGAATTGAGGGTTTTACTTTGCTATAAATCTTAAATTTTGTGTTAAGAAACTTAGTTATATCTATTCTATATTCTGTTTGATTCATAACCTCAATGTTGTAAGAAATAGAGCCATTTGGTCGAATATTCTTTAGATATTTTTGAAACTCTATATTATCATCAGCTTGATTTTTTTCAGATGCTTTAGAATTATCTTGCCTTTCTTGGTCATAATTTATTACAATAGCGTCGTCTTCATAAAAACTTTGCTCTTCAAATGTTTGAGTTCTCTTGAAAGAAGCAAAAAGTGGATGAGAAAACCTCATCAAATTTTCTATTTTGATTAAATTACTAATATCCATTTTGCTTGCAAAAAAAGGTGTGTTAAAAATAATTAGTTGCTTAGAATATTTGAAGCAAAGATCTAATACCTCCCTACTTGAAAAAACAAACTTATTTACTAAAAGTTCTATAACCAATAATATGGCAATAAAAACAACATACCAAAATCTTTTCAAATCAATAACCTTCACCATCAATACAAATCTCCTCAAAAGTCTGACATAAAAACTTTCTTGTAAAATCTCTATTCAAACAAAAAAGAATTTATTCCTTCTCGGTAAAAGCCTCAATTCACATATCTAAATTGGTCATTTTCTTTCACCTCTGGATGAATTGCTATATTGATACCATCAGCAATTACTGTAGAGATATTTTCAACAATCCTATCTATGTCCTTGGGAGTGACAAATAAATTTCCATAATATGGAAATATAACCTCTTTGATTAGATTAAACCTATCTTCATCAGGTATGCCCTCAAGAAGCAAGTACAAAGGCGAAGATCTCTCTGTTTCATTTTTAAGTCTTTCAAGTAAAAGGTCTATTGCATCATTTGCGATAATTGCAGCGTCAACAACCATAGGAACACCTATAGCAACAACCGGAACACCCACTGTCTGCTGTGTAATACCTTTTCTTTCATTTCCAATTCCTGAACCAGGAAAAATGCCAGTGTCCGCTATCTGTATAGCTGTTGAGATTCTTTCAAGTCTGCGTGACGCCAACGCATCAATGGCAACTATCAAATCAGGATGGACTTTTTGAACAATCCCGTGAATTATCTCGCTTGTTTCAATTCCAGTAATACCCAAAACACCTGGAGAAATGGCACACACAGAACGAATACGCCTGTCTTGGACTTTTTCAGGTACAAACTCAAATAAATGACGTGTAATTAAAACCTTTGACACAACTTTTGGTCCCAGTGAATCAGGTGTCACGTTCCAGTTACCAAGCCCCACAACAAGGATTGTACTTTTCTGGGATAATCTCATTAAGCTTTCTAACTCCTCAGCTAATATCTTTGATACCTTTTCTTGTACATCAAAATCCTCATCACGCAAGCCATCTGCTTCAATTGTAATGTAGTTTCCCATGGGCTTTTGTAAAATTGCCTCACCTTTGACTGAGTTTATTTTCACTTTGGTTACCTTTATTTTATCATCAAACTCTTTTCTCTCTTCAACTTCAACACCTTCAATTTCTCTCCCCAAACCTTTTTGAACAATTTCTCTTGTTTCAAGTGCAAGGTCTGTATGAATTTTAAACATTGATCGCTCTCCTTTACAAAAATTTATTCTGAAATATTATTATCAACATTTTTGAAATTATTAAACCTTAAAAACATCTCAAAAGGGAACTGCAGCAAAATGTTTTGCCACAGTTCCCCTTTCTTTAAAAAGGGGTTATTGCTTTTCTTTCAAGGCTCTTTCTGCCATCTCGATAGCTTTTCTGACGATGTTACCACAGTCGCGCGATTTTACCTCTCCCCAACCATACTTTGTGACTACATCGTACACTCCAAGTTCTTTTGCTATCTCCATTTTAAGTTCTTCTGACATAACTTTTTGCCTTGCCAAGCCAATAACCCCCTTTGCGGTTTTGTCACCGCA
It contains:
- a CDS encoding BMP family lipoprotein; this encodes MKKRLYAVLSLVVIAALLLSLNVSWNMANGSTSPKVFKVGLVTDVGGVNDRSFNQSAYEGLKKAEKELKIKTTLIQSKQMTDYIPNLQKLAKANYDLIIAVGFLMHDSVVTVAKQFPKTKFLIIDSEISNLPNVASAMFREEQAGYLAGVAAASLEKARFSKTTGKNVFGVVGGMKIPPVDRYIAGFKAGVLREIPKAKVIIKYTGKFDDPASGKQVALSIIAQGADFVFQVAGQTGLGVIQAAKEKGVYAIGVDSDQNYVAPNTVVTSAMKRVDVATYSVIKDTLNGKFKSGIIYFDLKNNGVGLAPFMKGVPKSVSDKINKVIAEIKAGKIKIPTEVK
- a CDS encoding small, acid-soluble spore protein, alpha/beta type — encoded protein: MARQKVMSEELKMEIAKELGVYDVVTKYGWGEVKSRDCGNIVRKAIEMAERALKEKQ
- a CDS encoding type 1 glutamine amidotransferase, which encodes MNMFPEALNLYGDRGNIITLQKRCEWRGIKANIVEYNFNSNVDILKTADIILLGGASDREQGIMYSHLLNLKDLLKSLIEDGVCLLAICGGYQLLGEAYIDANQNVIKGLGVLDFYTKSENKRLIGNIVIETTLDVFPKTVVGYENHGGRTYHGYQPFGKVLKGFGNNGKDRFEGLIYKNVIGTYLHGPLLPKNPHIADYILKKALERKFSFDVLEFEKLDDTLEYMAHEKVKELYM
- the spoIIP gene encoding stage II sporulation protein P; protein product: MVKVIDLKRFWYVVFIAILLVIELLVNKFVFSSREVLDLCFKYSKQLIIFNTPFFASKMDISNLIKIENLMRFSHPLFASFKRTQTFEEQSFYEDDAIVINYDQERQDNSKASEKNQADDNIEFQKYLKNIRPNGSISYNIEVMNQTEYRIDITKFLNTKFKIYSKVKPSILIYHTHTTESYENPSKNLIYTRGTSDRTLDFNYNVVRVGEELKRILEKDYGYKVYHSKDINDYPEYKGSYARSLKIIEKYKKEHPDIEIFIDLHRDAIGDGSKKIKVSTVAFGQELAKVMLVVGTDKLGLYHPFWRENLTFAVHLQKNLMRVCPQITRPINISAARYNQHISPYALIIEIGSNGNLLNEALKSCQIVAKALDDTIMGR
- the xerD gene encoding site-specific tyrosine recombinase XerD; its protein translation is MKIVEAFYEHLCQKQRFSQNTVMSYLRDIKKYIEFLNNTGIKIEDTSQATIITYIINMQKSGRSNSTIARAIVSLKVFYEFLKDHNIVDIGKIEIDPPKLERTPPQILTKDEVEKLLSCPREDDIKGIRDKAMLELLYATGIRVSELISLNLSDINLEHGYIICRNKKRDRIIPIGSYAIEAVEKYLNYSRPYLARKKEEEALFLNFNGARMTRQGFWKIVKFYTNVAGINKEITPHILRHSFATHLIENGADVRAVQQMLGHADISTTQRYLQVANIKLKEVYQKAHPRA
- the gpr gene encoding GPR endopeptidase; its protein translation is MFKIHTDLALETREIVQKGLGREIEGVEVEERKEFDDKIKVTKVKINSVKGEAILQKPMGNYITIEADGLRDEDFDVQEKVSKILAEELESLMRLSQKSTILVVGLGNWNVTPDSLGPKVVSKVLITRHLFEFVPEKVQDRRIRSVCAISPGVLGITGIETSEIIHGIVQKVHPDLIVAIDALASRRLERISTAIQIADTGIFPGSGIGNERKGITQQTVGVPVVAIGVPMVVDAAIIANDAIDLLLERLKNETERSSPLYLLLEGIPDEDRFNLIKEVIFPYYGNLFVTPKDIDRIVENISTVIADGINIAIHPEVKENDQFRYVN
- a CDS encoding MurT ligase domain-containing protein → MKNLRFYLATFAGTTAKLLLKLLRKDATSAPGKIAYKICPDILKEIDKRCNFKILVSGTNGKTTTNNLINWIISPDKTILSNLKGSNMVNGIISAFINNLKKSYEIACFEVDEGSLPVVTKDLKADIFVTTNVFRDQLDRYGELDRVKDLILSHIDGALAVINADDPNLASYSGEKKVFYSVDENALSRLANVTLDSRFCPVCNNKLEYTFYNVGHLGKYICSQCGYKNPESRFLITNIKYEDGSFVFDFMDRENSIKIQDIRWKIGGIYNLYNVCAAMSVAMLLGIETNKIKERVEAFTNKLGRMEEIEVYDKRVVISLVKNPIGMSETLKVIADDPCPKAIVFILNDNAADGKDVSWIWDADFDILSEVKNIRTLFFGGKRKEDIALRVKYSSFELKDFEFIDFEKDLKKVISLKEAHKIYILPTYTALFKTKKIVENLKKNMR